The Mucilaginibacter mallensis genome has a segment encoding these proteins:
- a CDS encoding HAD hydrolase-like protein: MQHNIKMVVFDMAGTTINENNLVYKTLRKAINEAGFNFSLDQVLTEGAGKEKRQAIKSILTVYANINDEEQIGQIYQNFIAQLTEAYTKAEIVPQNNALELFTALKKRNAYVVLNTGYDRLTAQAIIQKLGWKETIDFDGLVTASDVSKNRTDPDMIYFAMNKFGILNSSEVVKVGDSIIDIQEGQNAGCGLSIGITTGAHTVDQLLSANPDFVINDLIDLLPLIA, from the coding sequence ATGCAGCATAATATAAAAATGGTCGTTTTTGACATGGCCGGTACAACAATTAACGAAAATAACCTTGTTTATAAAACCCTTCGAAAGGCCATCAATGAGGCTGGGTTTAATTTCAGCCTTGATCAGGTACTTACCGAAGGAGCGGGTAAAGAAAAGAGGCAGGCTATCAAATCTATTTTGACGGTTTATGCCAATATTAACGATGAAGAGCAGATCGGACAAATCTATCAAAACTTCATAGCACAGCTTACGGAAGCCTACACCAAAGCAGAGATTGTACCCCAGAATAATGCCCTGGAACTTTTTACTGCATTGAAAAAGCGTAATGCGTATGTGGTATTAAACACAGGATACGACCGGTTAACAGCGCAAGCAATCATACAAAAACTGGGGTGGAAAGAAACCATTGATTTTGATGGCCTCGTGACAGCTTCGGATGTTAGCAAAAACAGGACTGATCCTGATATGATATATTTTGCGATGAATAAATTTGGAATTTTAAATAGCAGCGAAGTGGTAAAGGTGGGTGATTCAATTATAGATATTCAGGAAGGCCAAAACGCCGGATGCGGCTTAAGTATAGGGATAACTACCGGCGCACATACGGTTGATCAGTTGCTTTCAGCCAATCCCGACTTTGTGATCAATGACCTCATCGACCTGTTACCTTTAATTGCGTAA
- a CDS encoding GH92 family glycosyl hydrolase encodes MLKILKYSLSLLTLAISLNGFAQEKLTKYVDPFIGTGGHGHTFPGAIVPFGMIQLSPDNGRTGWDWCGGYHYGDSVIVGFSHMHLSGTGIGDWCDISVMPENKLITDTADHGLAKFSHGNEIATPGFYKVAMDNGITAAFTVTEHCGFHNYTFPANVSPVIKLDLGYHQNWDKPTSTYVKQLNDSTLVGYRYSTGWAQTQRVYFALRSSVPFSKLLITADGKQITVSEANGTAVVAQLLFNTQKPNHVMLKVALSTVSTDNAVQALKEIKNWDFNSIRNQAAEKWEHELSKIQINTNDLRIKRIFYTGIYHTCIAPSQYSDADGTYQNAKGEIHQMPAGQQRYTTYSLWDTFRALNPLYTITQGERYSGILNSMLAFYKENGLLPVWDLSTNETNCMTGYHAVPVLADAILKGIKGIDYQLAYTAMKASAMENIRGCNYYRQYGYIPQDKYGASVTNTLEYSYDDWCIAQVAQKLGYATDYKYFMKRSASWENLYDPITGFMRAKNSDGSWVAPFDPFYSEHNPDKAMFMEGDAWQYTFFVPQDVDGLISAYGGKQKFVKKLDSLFTVSSVMHGEDQSPDISGMIGQYAHGNEPSHHVAYLYDYAGEPWKTQSRVRMVVDSLYHDQPDGYAGNEDCGQMSAWAVWSIAGLYPANPASGRYMFGSPTVNETVIKTKGGRFIIRAVNNNKANVYIQSATLNGKPYHKLYITHQQLINGGTLAFTMGPKINKTWFTAE; translated from the coding sequence ATGTTAAAAATTCTAAAGTATTCGCTTTCATTACTGACCCTGGCAATTTCCTTAAATGGTTTCGCGCAGGAAAAATTAACAAAATATGTAGATCCCTTTATAGGCACAGGCGGTCATGGGCATACCTTTCCCGGAGCAATAGTTCCGTTTGGGATGATACAGCTCAGTCCCGATAACGGCCGCACGGGCTGGGATTGGTGCGGAGGATACCATTATGGCGACTCTGTTATCGTAGGGTTTAGCCACATGCACCTGAGCGGTACCGGGATAGGTGATTGGTGCGATATATCCGTAATGCCCGAAAATAAACTCATTACAGATACCGCCGACCATGGTCTGGCGAAATTCAGCCATGGTAATGAGATTGCAACTCCGGGCTTTTATAAGGTAGCCATGGATAATGGCATAACTGCTGCCTTTACCGTTACCGAGCATTGCGGCTTCCATAATTATACCTTCCCGGCAAATGTGAGCCCGGTAATTAAGCTCGATCTGGGGTATCACCAAAACTGGGATAAGCCTACATCAACCTATGTAAAACAACTCAATGATTCAACCCTTGTAGGTTACCGTTATTCCACCGGATGGGCGCAGACGCAGCGGGTATATTTCGCATTGCGTTCGTCCGTTCCTTTTAGTAAGTTATTGATAACTGCGGATGGTAAACAAATAACAGTATCCGAAGCAAATGGTACTGCTGTGGTTGCGCAGTTGCTGTTCAACACACAAAAGCCTAACCACGTTATGCTCAAAGTGGCACTCTCTACAGTGAGCACCGATAACGCGGTTCAAGCATTAAAAGAAATTAAAAACTGGGACTTCAACAGTATCAGAAACCAAGCTGCCGAAAAATGGGAGCATGAACTATCGAAAATTCAGATCAATACCAACGATCTCCGCATAAAACGCATCTTTTACACCGGCATCTATCATACCTGTATAGCACCATCGCAATATTCTGATGCTGATGGAACTTATCAGAATGCAAAAGGGGAGATCCACCAAATGCCTGCCGGGCAACAGCGTTATACCACCTATTCGCTTTGGGATACCTTCCGCGCTTTAAACCCATTATATACCATTACCCAGGGTGAACGCTATTCCGGTATCTTAAACTCTATGCTGGCCTTCTACAAAGAAAACGGCCTGCTGCCAGTGTGGGACCTAAGTACAAACGAAACCAACTGCATGACCGGTTACCACGCCGTGCCTGTTTTGGCAGATGCCATTTTAAAGGGGATAAAAGGCATCGACTATCAATTGGCGTACACTGCCATGAAAGCAAGCGCCATGGAAAACATCCGGGGTTGCAATTATTATAGACAATACGGCTATATACCGCAAGACAAATACGGCGCGAGTGTTACCAACACGCTCGAGTATAGCTATGACGACTGGTGCATTGCCCAGGTAGCGCAAAAGCTAGGTTATGCTACTGATTATAAATATTTCATGAAGCGATCTGCCAGCTGGGAAAACCTGTACGACCCCATTACCGGCTTTATGCGTGCAAAAAACTCAGATGGCAGTTGGGTAGCACCTTTCGATCCTTTTTACTCGGAGCATAACCCCGATAAAGCCATGTTTATGGAAGGCGATGCCTGGCAATATACCTTCTTTGTGCCGCAGGATGTTGATGGGTTAATCAGCGCTTATGGTGGTAAGCAAAAGTTTGTAAAAAAGCTCGATTCGCTGTTTACCGTGAGCTCAGTTATGCATGGCGAAGACCAGTCGCCCGATATTAGTGGTATGATAGGCCAGTATGCCCACGGGAACGAACCTAGTCACCACGTAGCCTACTTGTATGACTATGCCGGGGAGCCATGGAAAACCCAATCGCGCGTGCGCATGGTGGTAGATTCACTGTACCACGACCAGCCCGACGGCTACGCAGGTAACGAAGATTGCGGGCAGATGAGTGCCTGGGCCGTATGGAGCATTGCAGGCCTGTACCCGGCTAACCCGGCCAGTGGCAGGTATATGTTTGGCAGCCCAACGGTAAATGAAACGGTTATTAAAACCAAAGGCGGCCGGTTTATTATTCGGGCTGTAAATAACAATAAGGCCAATGTTTATATACAAAGTGCTACGCTTAACGGCAAGCCTTACCATAAACTGTACATAACGCACCAGCAGCTTATAAATGGTGGCACATTAGCATTTACAATGGGGCCAAAAATTAATAAAACCTGGTTTACAGCCGAATAA